In the genome of Anabaena cylindrica PCC 7122, the window TCCCACCATTGCTAATAAGCATTTTTCACCATCAGATAGCTGATTAATAATTAGTTCTTCACCATTTTTCTGTAAAGTCATTCTGAGAGTTGGATAACGACGCACACGCAAATTATAAAATTCGGGAATTAATAAAGATATAGCTCTTTTAACAGCTTCTAATTGCTTGTCTTTATAGTCACGATTATCTCTCAACATTTCGCTTTCTAAATCCTCGATAGACCTAAACCATTGAAAAAATCTCTCAAAACTTATTTTGATACCATTTAGTGCTTGATCATAAGCATCTATTTGTTTAAATGAACTAATATCAATGATTTCTAAATCAATATCAACAACAGAACGTTTGACCGAATAATAAACTGCTAGAGGTAAGTTGAATCGAGGATTTTCTACCCATTTTAGATAAAGATTTTCTGTAAAAGTATTTAATTGCTTATATTTACTATCTTCACTACCACTAATTTTATTTTTTTTAATAGACCAGTTTAATAATTTTGATTCCAATAAAATTCCAATCTCTTGGTATGTCTCATTACTTCCATTCTTAATATCCTGTTCGCCAAAAGAACGAAGTTTAATATCAGGGTTTCCAGGAATAGCTCGTGCATTTTCTCTGGGTCCTATATGTGTAGAAGGGATAAAAGGGAAAGGGATACCGAATCCCCCTATTTCAGGACTAATAATCCGCATCATCATCTGTGACAACAAAATAGCAAGACAATCAAGAATACTAGATTTACCCACTCCATTAATCCCAACAAGCACCGTCGGCTCTTTTTCATCAAAATCCAAAGTCAAATCGCCAATACCGCGAAAAGACTGCATTTTAAGCTGCTTAACTCTCATAACTTTAACCCAATTAATTTACTAAACACTTCTCAATCATTCCTCTTTCCAAACTCTTATTACTCTCCGCGTCTCTGCGCCTCTGCGTGAAAAAAAATGACCTCTCATAGCGCAGTAAACAAACAGAAAAACCCTCTGTGTCCCTCCGCGCTAACCTCCGCGTACCTCTGCGTTTAAACACTCCTCAACTTAATCACACCCTGATCAAAAACACGATTATCAACACCAATACCATTTACCTCAATTCTATCTGCATACACATCATGAGTTGCAAAACTCAAATTACTAGTCGAATATTCAGTCCACTCAGAACGACCAACAGGACGATTACCCGCACCAGCACCACAAGTTAAATAACTCGTCCCATTAATAGAACGAGTGCGTTCATAATTATGTTCATGACCATTGATATAAAGTTGAACATTGTATTTTTGAAACAAAGGAGTAAAAGTTTTAATAAACTTTGAATTACTCCCATAGTGACCAGAAGAATAAATCGGATGATGACCAAAAACAACTTTCCAGTCAGCTTTACTTAAACTTAATTCTTTCTCTAACCAAACTAGCTGATTTTTCCAATCTGCATTACCATTAGTATCTAACGCAAAAAACTGAATTTTATCTTGACCAAATGTATAATAACGTCCCTTCATATTAAAGCCAGCATATTTGACTTGGGGGACACCATTATCAGTACGGATATCGTGATTACCTAAACAAGCATGAAACTTCACACCTTTTTTCAGCAAAGGCTGATAAGGACGCTCAAAAACTGCGTTTATTTTCTCAATTTCGCCGTTATTATAAATGTTATCACCAGCTAAAACTACTACATTATATGGATTTTTCTGGTGATAAAAATTCATTGCTTTAGCTACAGAATACTGACCTCTAGCACCAGTACCTGTGTCAGCTACAGACACAAAACGCAATAACAAGTCTTTTTTGGCTGGGTTAGCGGCTATTGCTGGCTCTAAAAGAGAATTTCCTACATTTTGACCAAATAATTTCCAACCTAGAAATCCTGTCCCAATAGCACTAAAACTGCCTAAAAATAAAAATTGACGACGTTTGAGTTGCATAAATCACTAAATTCAATAAATGGCACAATAGACAGAAATAGTCAGAATCTATTTTCTGTATCTTTGATTCTTTAATCTGGGTGAAAGTTCCATGTCACAAGATAAGCAACCAAAACCAAGAGGTGAGCAAGAAATTCAACCTTCTCAAAAACCTTATCAGAAAAACCAGCCAATTTGGAAGGTGACAATTATCCAATTTCTGAGAGGAACAATTGGGATTTTAGAAAATACATTAGTCAAACTGGAGACACAACAGCCTTCTAGTACTGAGATAAAGCCTAATATCTTACAACGGGTTTTGTCGAGTTGGGATGGATTTTTAAGAACATTCCGCTTGTTTTTACCATCAAATGTTTCTAACAATGTATCAGATACAGTTCTGACGGGAATTTTTGCGGTAATAACTGTGGTGATAGTTTTGACAACTTCTGTAACTATTTTTAGTTCTAAACCTGCTGAAATAGCAACACTTCCTCCGGTTGAGGAAGTTGCCACACCCACGTCAACTGTAATTGAACCAGAACCGTCACCAACTCCAACACAGAAACCTGAAACAATTCCAGAACCAATACAAGAAGTTGAACCGACACCAACACCAGTTATAGAACCTGAAGCGCAACCAATTAAAAAACCTGAACTGATACCAGTTATAGAACCTGAACCGACACCAGTTATAGAATTAACACCGGAACAAACTTTAATTGTGGCTATTGAAAATCAATTAGCAGAAATTAGTATTCCTATAAAAAGTACTCAATCTGAAATAGTTTCTTCTCAACTGATAAAGTCTATTCAAGCTAATTTCCGTACTAGTGATTTGACTATCAAAATTAGTGATGATTGGTATACATTAGAAGCATCTCAACAGAATCAATTAGCAGCGGATATCTTCCA includes:
- a CDS encoding AAA family ATPase; translation: MRVKQLKMQSFRGIGDLTLDFDEKEPTVLVGINGVGKSSILDCLAILLSQMMMRIISPEIGGFGIPFPFIPSTHIGPRENARAIPGNPDIKLRSFGEQDIKNGSNETYQEIGILLESKLLNWSIKKNKISGSEDSKYKQLNTFTENLYLKWVENPRFNLPLAVYYSVKRSVVDIDLEIIDISSFKQIDAYDQALNGIKISFERFFQWFRSIEDLESEMLRDNRDYKDKQLEAVKRAISLLIPEFYNLRVRRYPTLRMTLQKNGEELIINQLSDGEKCLLAMVGDLARRLAIANPGLEDPLQGYGVVLIDEIELHLHPKWQRMIIPSLTRTFPNCQFIVTTHSPQVISEVKPEGIYVLKKTDNGIIAVHPQSSYGRDSNQILEDVMDDFKRQKELQDSLHYLFQLIEKGNLDGARQLSQQIADIIGEDEPELVKARVSIKRKEILKR
- a CDS encoding metallophosphoesterase; translation: MQLKRRQFLFLGSFSAIGTGFLGWKLFGQNVGNSLLEPAIAANPAKKDLLLRFVSVADTGTGARGQYSVAKAMNFYHQKNPYNVVVLAGDNIYNNGEIEKINAVFERPYQPLLKKGVKFHACLGNHDIRTDNGVPQVKYAGFNMKGRYYTFGQDKIQFFALDTNGNADWKNQLVWLEKELSLSKADWKVVFGHHPIYSSGHYGSNSKFIKTFTPLFQKYNVQLYINGHEHNYERTRSINGTSYLTCGAGAGNRPVGRSEWTEYSTSNLSFATHDVYADRIEVNGIGVDNRVFDQGVIKLRSV